In Ostrea edulis chromosome 6, xbOstEdul1.1, whole genome shotgun sequence, a single window of DNA contains:
- the LOC125645926 gene encoding 39S ribosomal protein L45, mitochondrial-like isoform X1, which yields MVMSMTSVLNMMFLPRGNFSRLATSVKILQNTTATNSCMKCHGRYKFSSPHIHPNPSARFKKLRTRKTMKQLWETAEEKQPPYIVKEPTRVYTKPTEIGITNSGRVMNSYIPMEKDARKELTSKEKFQEDRKRILGKISKVRFIRFVKKYDTAFNQREFLAHAHHIYITAHNCIKRIRENEEELIDYVTQNVYGQMTKGMHDKTIEWEFVESMEQPKIVNAAAGHLGTKDNSYAQFTVRFHTLQKLAIYNRFGKLIYGDRDRPRYVLEYVLFEKHVSDTEGKWRIAGKITPEWKKKGFSFLHTWKEEAPKKEVVGFEDLEPFRVHRYNPEYPDEMTSDEMTNHSDDKTDDQIDSVTNKN from the exons TTTCTTCCGAGGGGAAACTTTAGCAGATTGGCCACATCCGTAAAAATTCTACAGAACACCACGGCAACAAATTCCTGCATGAAATGTCATGGACGTTATAAATTTTCATCGCCACATATACACCCAAATCCTTCTGCGAGATTTAAAAAACTTAGAACCAGAAAAACCATGAAACAGTTGTGGGAGACG GCGGAGGAGAAACAACCCCCATACATAGTGAAGGAACCAACCCGCGTATATACCAAACCAACGGAAATAGGGATCACAAATTCTG GTAGAGTGATGAACTCCTATATTCCGATGGAGAAGGACGCCAGGAAAGAATTGACTTCAAAGGAG AAATTTCAAGAGGACAGAAAGCGAATACTGGGTAAAATCTCCAAGGTTAGATTCATCAGGTTTGTGAAGAAGTACGACACAGCGTTTAACCAGAGGGAATTTCTCGCTCACGCTCATCACATCTACATCACAGCTCACAACTGTATCAAAAG GATCAGAGAAAATGAGGAGGAGTTGATTGATTACGTTACACAGAATGTCTATGGG CAAATGACAAAAGGGATGCACGACAAGACTATCGAGTGGGAGTTTGTTGAGTCAATGGAACAACCTAAAATAGTCAATGCGGCTGCAGGTCACCTGGGGACAAAGGATAACTCCTACGCCCAGTTTACTGTTAGATTTCACACATTACAG AAATTAGCCATTTATAATCGTTTTGGAAAGCTGATTTACGGGGACAGGGATCGTCCTCGCTATGTGCTGGAAtatgtattatttgaaaaacacgTCTCCGACACGGAAGGAAAATGGAGGATAGCTGGCAAAATCACACCAGAATGGAAGAAAAAGGGCTTCTCCTTCCTTCACACCTGGAAAGAGGAAGCACCGAAGAAGGAAGTTGTAGGGTTTGAGGACTTAGAACCGTTTAGAGTTCATCGATACAATCCCGAGTATCCTGATGAAATGACTTCCGATGAAATGACCAATCATTCTGATGACAAGACTGATGATCAAATCGACAGTGTGACAAATAAGAATTGA
- the LOC125645926 gene encoding 39S ribosomal protein L45, mitochondrial-like isoform X2 — translation MKCHGRYKFSSPHIHPNPSARFKKLRTRKTMKQLWETAEEKQPPYIVKEPTRVYTKPTEIGITNSGRVMNSYIPMEKDARKELTSKEKFQEDRKRILGKISKVRFIRFVKKYDTAFNQREFLAHAHHIYITAHNCIKRIRENEEELIDYVTQNVYGQMTKGMHDKTIEWEFVESMEQPKIVNAAAGHLGTKDNSYAQFTVRFHTLQKLAIYNRFGKLIYGDRDRPRYVLEYVLFEKHVSDTEGKWRIAGKITPEWKKKGFSFLHTWKEEAPKKEVVGFEDLEPFRVHRYNPEYPDEMTSDEMTNHSDDKTDDQIDSVTNKN, via the exons ATGAAATGTCATGGACGTTATAAATTTTCATCGCCACATATACACCCAAATCCTTCTGCGAGATTTAAAAAACTTAGAACCAGAAAAACCATGAAACAGTTGTGGGAGACG GCGGAGGAGAAACAACCCCCATACATAGTGAAGGAACCAACCCGCGTATATACCAAACCAACGGAAATAGGGATCACAAATTCTG GTAGAGTGATGAACTCCTATATTCCGATGGAGAAGGACGCCAGGAAAGAATTGACTTCAAAGGAG AAATTTCAAGAGGACAGAAAGCGAATACTGGGTAAAATCTCCAAGGTTAGATTCATCAGGTTTGTGAAGAAGTACGACACAGCGTTTAACCAGAGGGAATTTCTCGCTCACGCTCATCACATCTACATCACAGCTCACAACTGTATCAAAAG GATCAGAGAAAATGAGGAGGAGTTGATTGATTACGTTACACAGAATGTCTATGGG CAAATGACAAAAGGGATGCACGACAAGACTATCGAGTGGGAGTTTGTTGAGTCAATGGAACAACCTAAAATAGTCAATGCGGCTGCAGGTCACCTGGGGACAAAGGATAACTCCTACGCCCAGTTTACTGTTAGATTTCACACATTACAG AAATTAGCCATTTATAATCGTTTTGGAAAGCTGATTTACGGGGACAGGGATCGTCCTCGCTATGTGCTGGAAtatgtattatttgaaaaacacgTCTCCGACACGGAAGGAAAATGGAGGATAGCTGGCAAAATCACACCAGAATGGAAGAAAAAGGGCTTCTCCTTCCTTCACACCTGGAAAGAGGAAGCACCGAAGAAGGAAGTTGTAGGGTTTGAGGACTTAGAACCGTTTAGAGTTCATCGATACAATCCCGAGTATCCTGATGAAATGACTTCCGATGAAATGACCAATCATTCTGATGACAAGACTGATGATCAAATCGACAGTGTGACAAATAAGAATTGA